A single window of Nitrospirota bacterium DNA harbors:
- a CDS encoding prolipoprotein diacylglyceryl transferase — MNNFTNFWQHIPEHINPNIIEIGQFQIRYYGMMYIVAFAIAYLLVMKRVKGEGYSFTKETIQDAFVWMILGIMLGGRIGYVLFYNLSYYISNPLEIFLPFSFNDGIRFTGLAGMSYHGGLAGLLTAALLFCRKRKIDFWYFTDLFAPVAPLGYTFGRIGNFINGELYGRETSVSWGMYFPFDPESMLRHPSQLYEAFFEGIILFIILWSVRKHSRFNGFLLSLYLIGYGLVRFVIEFFRQPDPQLGFILGPLSMGQALCLTMMMCGAVIYLIRSNSKT; from the coding sequence ATGAACAACTTCACTAACTTCTGGCAGCATATCCCGGAACACATCAACCCTAACATCATAGAGATAGGACAGTTTCAGATCCGCTATTACGGGATGATGTATATCGTAGCGTTTGCCATAGCCTATCTCCTCGTCATGAAGAGGGTAAAAGGTGAAGGCTACAGTTTTACAAAAGAGACGATACAGGACGCCTTTGTCTGGATGATCCTGGGGATAATGCTTGGCGGAAGGATCGGGTATGTCCTGTTTTACAACTTAAGCTACTATATCTCAAACCCTCTTGAGATATTTCTGCCGTTCAGTTTTAATGACGGGATACGCTTTACAGGGCTTGCAGGCATGTCATACCACGGAGGACTGGCAGGCCTCTTAACAGCCGCCCTCCTCTTCTGCAGAAAAAGGAAGATAGATTTCTGGTATTTTACCGACCTCTTCGCGCCTGTTGCGCCTCTCGGCTACACATTCGGAAGGATCGGCAACTTCATCAACGGAGAACTCTACGGCAGAGAAACATCTGTATCGTGGGGCATGTACTTTCCATTTGATCCAGAAAGTATGCTCAGGCATCCGTCACAGCTGTATGAAGCATTTTTTGAGGGCATAATCCTCTTTATCATTCTATGGAGCGTACGCAAGCATAGCCGGTTCAATGGATTTCTTCTATCGCTTTATTTAATAGGTTACGGGCTTGTGAGATTTGTTATAGAATTCTTCAGGCAGCCCGATCCGCAGCTCGGATTTATCCTCGGCCCGCTGAGCATGGGGCAGGCGCTATGCCTGACTATGATGATGTGCGGCGCTGTAATATATTTAATAAGATCCAACAGTAAGACATAG
- a CDS encoding methylenetetrahydrofolate reductase, whose protein sequence is MSLRDALNSGKFVVTAEVGPAKGTDIKKILHESELLKGKVDALNVTDNQSAVMRISSVSFCKLLLEMGHEPILQMTCRDRNRIGLQSDLLGASILGIKNVLCMTGDHPNAGDHKEAKPVYDIESVQLLQIVAGLNAGKDMMGNELKGATDFYQGAVVTPESNPIEPQLMKFEKKIAAGANFFQTQAIYDIDKFKDFMSYARQFPVKILAGLVLLKSAGMANFMNKFVPGITVPQNLIDELKAAGKEKALDAGIDIMARHIRQLKDEKICDGVHIMAIGAEDKVPEIMERAGLL, encoded by the coding sequence GTGAGCCTTAGAGACGCCCTTAATTCAGGAAAATTTGTTGTAACAGCAGAAGTAGGCCCGGCAAAGGGCACTGATATAAAAAAGATACTCCATGAGTCAGAACTGCTCAAAGGAAAGGTTGATGCCCTTAATGTTACTGATAACCAGTCGGCAGTCATGCGCATCAGCTCGGTCTCATTCTGCAAGCTCCTACTTGAGATGGGGCATGAACCAATTTTGCAGATGACATGCCGCGACAGAAACCGCATCGGCCTTCAGTCAGACCTGCTTGGCGCGAGCATACTCGGGATAAAGAATGTCCTCTGCATGACCGGCGACCATCCCAACGCAGGCGACCATAAAGAGGCAAAGCCTGTCTATGATATCGAATCTGTCCAGCTTCTTCAAATAGTAGCCGGGCTTAATGCGGGCAAAGATATGATGGGCAATGAGTTAAAGGGCGCGACTGATTTTTATCAGGGCGCGGTCGTCACTCCTGAATCCAATCCGATCGAACCGCAGCTCATGAAGTTTGAAAAGAAGATAGCGGCAGGAGCGAACTTCTTCCAGACACAGGCGATATATGACATAGACAAGTTCAAGGATTTTATGAGCTACGCAAGACAATTCCCTGTGAAGATACTTGCAGGATTGGTTCTTCTGAAGAGCGCGGGCATGGCAAACTTCATGAACAAGTTCGTCCCGGGAATCACTGTTCCCCAGAACCTGATCGATGAGTTAAAGGCAGCAGGCAAAGAGAAGGCTTTAGATGCCGGGATAGATATAATGGCAAGGCACATCAGGCAGCTTAAGGATGAGAAGATCTGCGACGGCGTTCACATCATGGCTATCGGCGCGGAAGACAAAGTGCCTGAGATAATGGAGAGAGCCGGACTGCTGTAA
- the folE gene encoding GTP cyclohydrolase I FolE, with protein MMDRKKIEKGVKLILEGIGEDTERPGIKDTPQRIAILYEEIFAGLSTPDDEILKPIEGESHDEMVLLKNIPFYSVCEHHLLPFIGKAHVAYIPSGGKIVGLSELAKAVELFAKRPTVQERLTTQLADLIMKKLKPKGAMVIIDAEHLCLSMRGLKKSGASTVTSAVRGIFRTKESTRMELLELIKQNN; from the coding sequence ATCATGGACAGAAAGAAGATTGAAAAAGGCGTAAAGCTTATCCTTGAAGGCATCGGGGAAGACACCGAAAGGCCGGGGATCAAGGATACGCCGCAGCGCATCGCCATACTGTATGAAGAGATATTCGCAGGCCTTTCCACGCCGGATGATGAGATACTCAAGCCGATTGAGGGTGAAAGCCATGACGAGATGGTGCTCCTGAAAAATATCCCGTTCTATTCTGTATGCGAGCACCATCTTCTTCCATTCATAGGCAAGGCGCATGTGGCATATATACCATCAGGCGGAAAGATCGTCGGGCTTAGCGAACTTGCAAAAGCTGTTGAACTCTTTGCAAAGAGGCCTACTGTACAGGAACGCCTGACAACTCAGCTTGCTGACCTGATAATGAAGAAATTAAAACCTAAAGGCGCCATGGTCATCATTGACGCAGAGCACCTCTGCCTTTCCATGCGCGGGCTTAAGAAGTCAGGCGCGAGCACTGTCACATCAGCAGTCAGAGGGATCTTCAGGACAAAGGAATCTACAAGGATGGAGCTTCTTGAGCTTATCAAGCAGAACAATTAA
- the panB gene encoding 3-methyl-2-oxobutanoate hydroxymethyltransferase yields MPSITIRDIINKKSSGSKITMLTAYDFPFARILDEAGIDMILVGDSLGMVVQGLDNTLPVTMDEMIYHTKMVSRASKHSMVIGDMPFMSYQASVEDAVRNAGRFLKEAGATAVKIEGGAEVADRIKAMTRSDIPVMAHIGLTPQSIHRMGGYKVQGKTEEAAAKLIEEAVIAEDAGAFSLLLEAIPMELAKKITERLSIPTIGIGAGAYCDGQVLVLHDVIGLFERFTPKFVKRYANIKNDVLTAVKGFKTDVENSTFPSDKESFK; encoded by the coding sequence ATGCCATCAATTACGATAAGGGATATCATTAATAAAAAAAGCAGCGGCAGTAAGATCACAATGCTTACCGCCTATGACTTCCCTTTTGCCCGGATCCTTGACGAGGCAGGCATAGATATGATCCTTGTCGGAGACTCACTGGGCATGGTGGTGCAGGGCCTTGATAATACGCTGCCTGTGACAATGGATGAAATGATATACCACACAAAGATGGTATCCAGGGCATCAAAACATTCGATGGTCATTGGAGACATGCCTTTCATGTCATATCAGGCATCTGTTGAGGACGCGGTAAGAAACGCCGGAAGATTTCTCAAAGAAGCCGGCGCCACTGCGGTCAAGATAGAGGGAGGAGCTGAGGTTGCAGACCGCATAAAAGCGATGACAAGGTCTGATATCCCGGTGATGGCGCACATAGGGCTTACACCACAGTCAATTCACAGAATGGGCGGATATAAGGTGCAGGGCAAGACCGAAGAGGCAGCGGCAAAGCTTATTGAGGAGGCTGTCATTGCTGAAGACGCAGGCGCGTTTTCGTTACTGCTTGAAGCCATACCGATGGAGCTCGCAAAAAAGATCACTGAAAGGCTCTCAATACCTACCATCGGGATAGGCGCAGGGGCTTACTGCGACGGACAGGTTTTGGTACTTCATGATGTGATAGGCCTGTTTGAAAGATTTACGCCGAAATTCGTAAAGAGATACGCGAATATTAAAAATGATGTATTGACAGCAGTAAAAGGTTTCAAAACAGATGTTGAAAACAGTACGTTCCCTTCTGATAAAGAAAGTTTTAAATGA
- a CDS encoding PD40 domain-containing protein, with amino-acid sequence MGSKAVKGDNVSNPLFSPDGKSIIFDRCDTDSPNPDKCRIHVYDLATGSLGYYKPLPGQAWMMAYYADSGDKLVFVTFPTEMPVGDLSTYNEYYFKYQIATMNIDGSNMRVVTKGSGFKIYPAFSHSGKKVIFPQTETMRKPGSKTVASRWDLWELDLETGRVGLYAGKFEFFQLGRSVYFPDDKQVLLNGDSPMSKLVIGPESTLAKSISDYDRRYNRSKVIVVSRGQTMLESPMFTDLVGANHPSSDAQGNVFFDADGGPKEGIRIRRVGLDGSRQSWRYPPHDSDSSANLGTAVSRDGRYFVIALNNGPTRIKNAKLLLLDTESGIWRELILPHEATQINQ; translated from the coding sequence ATGGGAAGCAAAGCTGTAAAAGGTGATAATGTCAGCAATCCGCTCTTTTCCCCTGATGGGAAGTCCATTATATTTGACCGTTGTGATACTGACTCTCCTAACCCTGACAAATGCCGCATTCATGTCTACGATCTCGCTACCGGCTCTCTGGGTTACTACAAGCCGCTGCCGGGTCAAGCCTGGATGATGGCGTATTACGCCGATTCTGGCGATAAACTTGTATTTGTAACTTTCCCAACCGAAATGCCTGTGGGCGATCTGAGCACCTATAATGAATACTATTTTAAATATCAGATTGCCACTATGAACATAGATGGCTCGAACATGCGTGTTGTGACAAAGGGAAGCGGCTTCAAAATCTACCCGGCGTTTTCGCACTCCGGCAAGAAGGTTATCTTCCCCCAGACTGAGACCATGCGCAAACCCGGCAGCAAGACTGTCGCTTCTCGGTGGGATTTGTGGGAACTTGATTTAGAAACCGGCAGGGTGGGGCTGTATGCTGGCAAATTCGAGTTCTTTCAACTGGGTCGGTCGGTTTATTTCCCCGACGATAAGCAGGTGTTGCTGAATGGAGATAGTCCGATGTCTAAATTAGTGATTGGCCCTGAAAGCACTTTGGCGAAGAGTATCAGTGACTACGATCGACGTTACAACCGGAGTAAAGTCATAGTGGTAAGTCGAGGGCAGACTATGCTGGAGTCGCCGATGTTTACTGATCTCGTCGGTGCTAATCACCCTTCATCGGACGCACAGGGGAATGTGTTTTTTGATGCTGATGGCGGACCCAAGGAGGGCATCAGAATTCGTCGTGTGGGATTGGATGGAAGCAGACAATCATGGCGCTATCCGCCACATGACTCTGATTCGAGTGCTAATCTCGGGACTGCGGTATCCCGTGATGGGCGATATTTTGTCATCGCTTTAAACAATGGCCCTACACGTATCAAAAACGCAAAACTATTATTGCTTGACACAGAAAGCGGAATATGGCGGGAATTGATACTACCGCATGAAGCAACGCAAATTAACCAATAA
- a CDS encoding methylenetetrahydrofolate reductase C-terminal domain-containing protein encodes MIITKKRDFKALLENIADYKSFFLVGCSECASLCGTGGEPELAALKIALEAEGKTVTGTMLPKTGCQTLGTKIELKKDKDACAAADAIIVMSCGAGTQSAVEIFPDKPVFPSNDTLFLGNMTRFQMFDERCSLCGECILDKTGGICPVTACPKGLLNGPCGGTNEGKCEVSPDIECAWVRIYNRMKKTNRLEDFKKTLSPKNWSASRKPATLNTRGEKEEVKK; translated from the coding sequence ATGATAATCACCAAGAAACGCGACTTTAAGGCTTTGCTGGAAAATATCGCAGACTACAAAAGTTTCTTTCTCGTCGGCTGTTCTGAATGCGCATCATTGTGCGGCACAGGAGGCGAGCCTGAACTTGCAGCGCTCAAAATAGCGCTCGAAGCCGAAGGCAAGACCGTCACAGGCACCATGCTTCCGAAGACAGGATGCCAGACATTAGGCACAAAGATAGAACTGAAGAAAGATAAAGACGCATGCGCTGCTGCTGACGCGATAATCGTCATGTCATGCGGTGCAGGCACACAGTCGGCTGTTGAGATATTCCCTGACAAGCCTGTATTCCCTTCCAACGACACCTTATTCCTTGGCAACATGACAAGGTTTCAGATGTTCGATGAAAGATGTTCACTGTGCGGCGAGTGCATACTTGATAAAACAGGCGGCATCTGCCCTGTCACCGCATGCCCCAAGGGGCTTTTGAACGGCCCTTGCGGCGGGACGAATGAAGGCAAATGCGAGGTCAGCCCGGACATAGAGTGCGCTTGGGTAAGGATATACAACAGGATGAAGAAGACCAACCGGCTTGAAGATTTTAAAAAGACGCTCAGCCCGAAGAACTGGTCGGCAAGCAGAAAACCAGCTACCCTTAATACCCGTGGTGAGAAAGAGGAGGTAAAAAAGTGA
- a CDS encoding FKBP-type peptidyl-prolyl cis-trans isomerase, whose translation MIAKSGDKVKVHYTLKDINNEVIESSRETHPLEFTLGDKHVIPGFDKGVTGMKVGESKTINIPFADAYGPRNEAMIFEFDKSKAPEQFDPAIGQTVKLHRADGMPVMATVIGKTVNGFTMDANHPLAGKDLTFDLELVEIITE comes from the coding sequence ATGATTGCAAAAAGCGGCGATAAAGTTAAAGTTCACTACACATTAAAAGATATAAATAACGAGGTGATAGAGTCCTCGCGTGAAACTCATCCTTTAGAGTTCACCCTTGGAGACAAACATGTCATCCCCGGGTTTGATAAGGGCGTGACCGGTATGAAGGTTGGCGAGTCAAAGACTATCAATATACCATTTGCAGATGCTTACGGCCCGCGGAATGAAGCGATGATCTTTGAATTTGACAAGAGCAAAGCACCCGAACAGTTCGATCCGGCGATCGGGCAGACCGTAAAGCTCCACAGGGCTGACGGGATGCCTGTCATGGCAACAGTGATCGGAAAAACCGTAAATGGATTTACGATGGATGCAAATCATCCTCTTGCAGGCAAAGACCTCACATTCGACCTGGAGCTGGTCGAAATTATTACTGAGTAG
- a CDS encoding type II toxin-antitoxin system YoeB family toxin has protein sequence MTEIYTTATFNELFLNLPIKIRIKADEKTKLFRENPFNPILRTEKLHPKGHDVWSFRIDIHYRIVFRFTGKDVVEFRFIGHHNQIYDYNIFG, from the coding sequence ATGACAGAGATATATACTACTGCCACATTCAATGAGTTGTTTCTTAACCTTCCGATAAAGATCAGGATTAAAGCTGACGAGAAGACAAAATTATTCAGGGAGAATCCCTTCAATCCTATCCTTAGAACAGAAAAACTTCATCCAAAAGGTCATGATGTCTGGAGTTTCAGAATTGATATCCACTACAGAATCGTATTTAGATTTACAGGGAAAGACGTAGTTGAATTCCGCTTCATAGGCCATCACAATCAAATTTACGATTACAATATTTTCGGTTGA
- a CDS encoding PilZ domain-containing protein → MERRRTERYDINMDTKIIYDDTIVNGVIENFSDGGLGVSCASIEGLKPLEIGDIIKVEFKVFYQDTVCFPCEVRWKKEFNDPVHGFLLRIGMEHLKAEDNTNMICR, encoded by the coding sequence ATGGAAAGAAGACGAACAGAAAGATACGATATCAACATGGATACCAAAATTATCTATGACGACACTATCGTTAACGGGGTCATAGAGAACTTCTCAGACGGCGGTTTGGGCGTAAGCTGTGCTTCTATCGAAGGCCTGAAACCTCTTGAGATCGGCGATATTATCAAGGTTGAATTCAAGGTCTTTTATCAGGATACGGTATGTTTTCCATGTGAAGTCAGGTGGAAAAAAGAATTCAACGACCCTGTGCATGGTTTCTTATTAAGGATCGGAATGGAGCACCTGAAAGCCGAAGATAATACTAATATGATCTGCCGATGA